In Prosthecomicrobium sp. N25, one DNA window encodes the following:
- a CDS encoding phage portal protein: MPTVPWWRALARRPRPTMPEAKASLAAPLIAFQSHGRPVWTPRDYAALAREGYARNPVVHRAVRLISECAASLRWLAFENERELDRHPLLALLSAPGAGRSGRALMEAAYGHLLVSGNAYLELVRVDGVPRELHVLRPDRMKVVPGAEGWPEGWDYTVGDRTLRFRPGPDGISPVLQLTLFHPLSDHYGFSPLEAAQVSLDVHNAASAWSKALLDNSARPSGALVYQSKEGGNLTDDQFERLKRELEDGFQGARNAGRPLLLEGGLDWKSMGYSPKDMDFIEAKREAAREIALAFGVPPMLLGIPGDNTYANYQEANRAFWRQTVLPLAERTAEALSAWLGPLWNAGLRLSLDTDQAPALSADRDALWSRVGAAEFLSEDEKRIAVGYGPREDRP, encoded by the coding sequence ATGCCCACAGTCCCCTGGTGGCGCGCCCTGGCGCGCCGGCCGCGCCCCACCATGCCCGAGGCCAAGGCCTCGCTGGCGGCGCCCCTGATCGCCTTCCAGTCGCACGGACGTCCCGTGTGGACCCCGCGCGACTACGCGGCGCTCGCCCGCGAGGGCTATGCCCGCAACCCGGTCGTGCACCGTGCCGTGCGGCTGATCTCCGAATGCGCCGCCTCTCTGCGCTGGCTCGCCTTCGAGAACGAGCGCGAGCTCGACCGGCATCCCCTGCTCGCCCTGCTGTCCGCCCCCGGCGCGGGCCGTTCGGGACGGGCCCTGATGGAGGCCGCCTACGGCCACCTGCTCGTCTCCGGCAATGCCTACCTGGAGCTCGTCCGGGTGGACGGGGTCCCGCGCGAACTCCACGTCCTGCGCCCGGACCGGATGAAGGTGGTGCCGGGTGCGGAGGGCTGGCCGGAGGGGTGGGACTACACGGTCGGGGACCGCACATTGCGGTTCCGCCCCGGCCCCGACGGCATCTCCCCGGTCCTGCAGCTGACGCTCTTCCACCCGCTCTCCGACCACTACGGCTTCTCCCCGCTCGAGGCCGCGCAGGTCTCGCTCGACGTCCACAACGCGGCCTCCGCCTGGTCGAAGGCCCTCCTCGACAACTCCGCCCGGCCCTCCGGCGCGCTGGTCTACCAGTCCAAGGAGGGCGGCAACCTCACGGACGATCAGTTCGAGCGGCTGAAGCGGGAGCTCGAGGACGGCTTCCAGGGCGCCCGCAACGCCGGCCGCCCCCTGCTCCTGGAGGGCGGGCTCGACTGGAAGAGCATGGGCTACTCGCCGAAGGACATGGACTTCATCGAGGCCAAGCGCGAGGCCGCCCGCGAGATCGCCCTCGCGTTCGGGGTGCCGCCGATGCTGCTCGGCATCCCGGGCGACAACACCTACGCCAACTACCAGGAGGCCAACCGCGCCTTCTGGCGCCAGACCGTGCTGCCCCTCGCCGAGCGCACCGCCGAGGCCCTGTCCGCCTGGCTCGGGCCCCTCTGGAACGCCGGCCTGCGGCTCTCGCTCGACACCGACCAGGCCCCCGCGCTCTCGGCCGACCGGGACGCCCTCTGGTCGCGCGTCGGGGCGGCCGAGTTCCTGAGCGAGGACGAGAAGCGCATCGCGGTCGGCTACGGCCCCCGCGAGGACCGGCCGTGA
- a CDS encoding HK97 family phage prohead protease: protein MTAPAAAPEIKRAAAALSSVDADGTFVGYASLFGAVDLARDVVEPGAFAASLARRGASGVKMLWHHDPAEPIGRWLEIREDARGLKVRGRLLTEVARAREALALMRAGVLDGLSIGFRTVKGRAEPKAGVRRLIEIDLWEISLVTFPMLPAARVSAVKTAPAARRPEPPLADRIRRAAALLEPRTPRGLHDR from the coding sequence ATGACCGCCCCCGCCGCCGCCCCGGAGATCAAGCGCGCCGCCGCCGCGCTCTCGTCGGTCGACGCCGACGGCACCTTCGTCGGCTACGCGAGCCTCTTCGGCGCCGTCGACCTCGCCCGCGACGTGGTCGAGCCCGGCGCCTTCGCGGCCTCGCTCGCCCGGCGCGGCGCGAGCGGCGTCAAGATGCTCTGGCATCACGATCCCGCCGAGCCGATCGGCCGCTGGCTCGAGATCCGCGAGGACGCCCGCGGCCTCAAGGTGCGCGGCCGGCTCCTGACCGAGGTGGCCCGCGCCCGCGAGGCGCTCGCCCTGATGCGAGCCGGTGTCCTCGACGGCCTGTCGATCGGCTTCAGGACCGTCAAGGGCCGCGCCGAGCCGAAGGCCGGCGTCCGCCGCCTGATCGAGATCGACCTCTGGGAGATCTCCCTGGTCACCTTCCCGATGCTCCCCGCCGCCCGGGTCTCCGCGGTCAAGACCGCGCCGGCCGCGCGCCGGCCCGAGCCGCCGCTCGCCGACCGGATCCGCCGGGCGGCCGCCCTTCTCGAACCCCGAACCCCGCGAGGTCTCCATGACCGCTGA
- a CDS encoding phage major capsid protein — protein MTAEIASAPERKSAARPLRTDADVASAFEDLMSTFAAFREENDRRLDDLERRGAADVLTVEKLDRIDRALEEQKRLTDDLALKAARPRLGDPRDRGEARPSEHKRAFDAYVRGGVEMNLKRLEEKALSVGSGQDGGYLVPAELEREITRRLSDISPIRAIAGNRQVSASVYNKPFSATGPAAGWVAETGARPETSSPVLQLLAFPTMELYAMPSATGALLDDAAVDIDRWIAEEVEQVFAEQEGIAFVTGDGINKPKGFLAYAKVANASWSWNNLGYLTTGVSGAFPATNPSDKLVDLVYALRAGYRQNATWVMSRRTQAEIRKLKDSQGSYLWQPPASPGAQATLMNFPVAESESMPAIAADSYSIAFGDFRRGYLVVDRVGVRVLRDPYSAKPYVLFYTTKRVGGGIQDFDAIKLLKFGTV, from the coding sequence ATGACCGCTGAGATCGCATCCGCCCCCGAACGGAAGTCCGCCGCCCGCCCTCTCCGGACCGACGCCGACGTCGCCTCCGCCTTCGAGGACCTCATGTCCACCTTCGCGGCGTTCCGCGAGGAGAACGACCGCCGTCTGGACGACCTCGAGCGCCGCGGCGCCGCCGACGTGCTCACCGTGGAGAAGCTCGACCGCATCGACCGGGCGCTCGAGGAGCAGAAGCGCCTGACCGACGACCTCGCCCTGAAGGCCGCCCGTCCCCGGCTCGGCGACCCGCGCGACCGCGGCGAGGCGCGCCCGAGCGAGCACAAGCGGGCCTTCGACGCCTATGTGCGCGGCGGGGTGGAAATGAACCTGAAGCGGCTGGAGGAGAAGGCCCTCTCGGTCGGCTCCGGCCAGGACGGCGGCTACCTCGTCCCGGCCGAGCTGGAGCGCGAGATCACCCGGCGCCTCTCCGACATCTCGCCGATCCGCGCCATCGCGGGCAACCGCCAGGTCTCCGCCTCCGTCTACAACAAGCCCTTCTCGGCGACCGGCCCGGCCGCCGGCTGGGTGGCCGAGACGGGCGCCCGGCCCGAGACCTCGAGCCCCGTCCTGCAACTCCTCGCCTTCCCGACCATGGAGCTCTACGCCATGCCGTCGGCGACGGGCGCGCTCCTGGACGACGCCGCGGTCGACATCGACCGCTGGATCGCCGAGGAGGTCGAGCAGGTCTTCGCCGAGCAGGAGGGCATCGCCTTCGTGACCGGCGACGGCATCAACAAGCCGAAGGGCTTCCTCGCCTACGCCAAGGTCGCCAACGCCTCCTGGTCCTGGAACAACCTCGGCTACCTGACGACCGGCGTCTCCGGCGCCTTCCCGGCCACCAACCCTTCCGACAAACTCGTCGACCTCGTCTACGCGCTGCGCGCCGGCTACCGGCAGAACGCCACCTGGGTGATGAGCCGGCGCACCCAGGCCGAGATCCGCAAGCTGAAGGACAGCCAGGGCAGCTATCTCTGGCAGCCCCCCGCCAGCCCGGGCGCGCAGGCGACCCTCATGAACTTCCCGGTCGCGGAGTCCGAGAGCATGCCGGCGATCGCGGCCGACAGCTACTCGATCGCCTTCGGCGACTTCCGCCGCGGCTACCTGGTCGTCGACCGGGTCGGCGTCCGCGTCCTGCGCGATCCCTACTCGGCCAAGCCCTACGTGCTCTTCTACACCACCAAGCGCGTCGGCGGCGGCATCCAGGACTTCGACGCCATCAAGCTCCTGAAGTTCGGCACCGTCTGA
- a CDS encoding head-tail connector protein, which yields MTVALITPPAAEPVTLAEAKAHLRVDVADDDAAIAALVAAARRHVESLTGLKLIDQVWRLYRDGWPADGLVPIPLFPVSAIGPVVVYDAAGTPATLAPAAYRLDTRSRPPRLRLEAGAAGPGIGLNGIEIDVTAGFGASAAAVPAGLRQAVLMLTARWYEDRDGAALGVVAPEAADRLSDLLAPFRSPRLA from the coding sequence ATGACCGTCGCCCTCATCACGCCGCCTGCGGCCGAGCCCGTGACGCTCGCCGAGGCCAAGGCGCACCTGCGCGTCGACGTCGCCGACGACGACGCCGCTATCGCCGCCCTCGTCGCCGCCGCCCGGCGGCATGTGGAGAGCCTGACCGGCCTCAAGCTGATCGACCAGGTCTGGCGGCTCTATCGCGACGGCTGGCCGGCCGACGGGCTCGTGCCGATCCCGCTCTTCCCCGTCTCCGCCATCGGCCCCGTGGTCGTCTACGACGCCGCCGGGACCCCGGCGACCCTTGCCCCGGCCGCCTACCGGCTCGACACCCGCAGCCGCCCGCCGCGGCTCCGCCTGGAGGCGGGCGCCGCGGGTCCGGGCATCGGCCTGAACGGCATCGAGATCGACGTCACCGCCGGCTTCGGCGCCTCGGCGGCGGCGGTGCCGGCCGGCCTGCGCCAGGCCGTCCTGATGCTGACGGCCCGCTGGTACGAGGATCGCGACGGCGCCGCGCTCGGCGTGGTGGCGCCCGAGGCCGCCGACCGGCTGAGCGATCTCCTCGCCCCCTTCCGCTCCCCGAGGCTCGCATGA
- a CDS encoding phage head closure protein produces the protein MSGPPVPLGRLRHRLVLQSSSVGSGGDTVWTTVATLWAAVVPTGAEERESAGRGAGVVTHRITLRFRAGLSSAHRLVQGSRVFRILAVQDHDERHRYHLVLAEEEPA, from the coding sequence ATGAGCGGCCCCCCGGTCCCCCTCGGGCGGCTGCGGCACCGCCTGGTGCTGCAATCGTCCTCGGTCGGCAGTGGCGGCGACACCGTCTGGACGACGGTCGCCACCCTCTGGGCCGCCGTCGTGCCCACCGGCGCCGAGGAGCGCGAGAGCGCCGGCCGCGGTGCCGGCGTCGTGACCCACCGCATCACCCTGCGCTTCCGCGCCGGCCTGTCCAGCGCCCACCGGCTCGTCCAGGGCAGCCGCGTCTTCCGCATCCTCGCCGTCCAGGACCACGACGAGCGGCACCGCTACCACCTGGTCCTGGCCGAGGAGGAGCCCGCATGA
- a CDS encoding DUF3168 domain-containing protein, with protein sequence MSDAASRLLAAVKASLAADPTLEALLGGPGRIHDMAPRNAPLPYLAVDPVASRPIGGVEAEVEEHDLTLTAWSRAGGKREALAITDRADARLAAAAPAPVGHALASMRLVRREARIARDRITATATLVYRAVTEPV encoded by the coding sequence ATGAGCGACGCGGCCTCGCGGCTCCTGGCCGCCGTCAAGGCGTCCCTGGCCGCCGACCCGACCCTGGAGGCGCTTCTCGGCGGCCCAGGGCGGATCCACGACATGGCGCCCCGCAACGCGCCCCTGCCGTATCTCGCCGTCGACCCGGTCGCCTCCCGCCCGATCGGCGGCGTCGAGGCCGAGGTGGAGGAGCACGACCTCACCCTGACGGCCTGGTCGCGCGCCGGCGGCAAGCGCGAGGCCCTGGCCATCACGGACCGCGCCGACGCCCGGCTGGCCGCCGCCGCGCCGGCCCCCGTTGGCCACGCGCTCGCCTCCATGAGGCTCGTCCGCCGCGAGGCGCGTATCGCCCGCGACCGCATCACCGCGACCGCGACGCTCGTCTACCGGGCCGTCACCGAGCCGGTCTGA
- a CDS encoding phage major tail protein, TP901-1 family — protein sequence MAVQRGKDLLLKVDSTGSGAYLSVAGLRTRRLAFSTGTVDVTNADSPGEWRELLAGAAPKRASMSGTGIFRDVQSDTIVRQIFFDAAIRNWQVVIPSFGIVEGPFQIAALEFIGEHDGEVVYDLALESAGLLTFTAI from the coding sequence ATGGCCGTCCAGCGAGGCAAGGACCTCCTACTCAAGGTCGATTCCACCGGGTCCGGCGCCTACCTGAGCGTCGCCGGCCTGCGCACCCGCCGCCTGGCCTTCTCGACCGGCACCGTCGACGTCACCAATGCCGATTCGCCCGGCGAGTGGCGCGAGCTGCTGGCCGGCGCCGCGCCGAAGCGCGCCAGCATGTCCGGCACGGGCATCTTCCGGGACGTCCAGTCGGACACCATCGTGCGCCAGATCTTCTTCGACGCCGCGATCCGCAACTGGCAGGTGGTCATCCCGAGCTTCGGCATCGTGGAAGGCCCGTTCCAGATCGCGGCCCTGGAGTTCATCGGCGAGCACGACGGCGAGGTCGTCTACGATCTCGCCCTCGAATCCGCCGGCCTCCTCACCTTCACGGCGATCTGA
- a CDS encoding gene transfer agent family protein, translating to MANPRRGEVEAVIDGRPRTLCLTLGALAELEAAFGVDDLAALAARFGSGRLSARDIMRILAAGLRGAGEAVGDEDAGRLRVEGGLLGAADLAGRLLVATFGRAEDPARGPFDPSPSPGTPP from the coding sequence ATGGCGAACCCCCGCCGCGGCGAGGTCGAGGCCGTGATCGACGGCCGTCCGCGCACGCTCTGCCTCACCCTCGGCGCCCTCGCCGAGCTGGAGGCCGCCTTCGGGGTCGACGACCTCGCCGCCCTGGCGGCCCGCTTCGGCTCGGGCCGGCTCTCGGCCCGGGACATCATGCGCATCCTCGCCGCCGGCCTGCGCGGCGCCGGCGAGGCGGTCGGCGATGAGGACGCCGGGCGCCTGCGGGTCGAGGGCGGTCTTCTCGGCGCGGCCGATCTCGCCGGCCGCCTCCTGGTCGCCACCTTCGGCCGGGCGGAGGATCCGGCCCGCGGCCCTTTCGACCCGAGCCCTTCCCCTGGGACGCCGCCCTGA
- a CDS encoding phage tail assembly chaperone — translation MAPAAFWALTPRELAALLAPLAVPGGPGRDGLAALLRDYPDGRPPGDARPGAASLPKEIP, via the coding sequence ATGGCCCCGGCGGCCTTCTGGGCGCTGACCCCACGCGAACTCGCCGCGCTCCTCGCGCCCCTCGCCGTGCCGGGCGGCCCCGGCCGCGACGGCCTGGCGGCGCTGCTGCGCGACTATCCGGACGGCCGGCCGCCCGGGGATGCGCGCCCCGGGGCCGCCTCCCTGCCCAAGGAGATCCCATGA
- a CDS encoding phage tail tape measure protein, whose protein sequence is MTDGLDPGFDMTARLSGSLAELTQLSTGFGTALTSAFRGAVLQGRELDSVLRGIGYSISSASLDRALAPISSGIASGLETAVAGAFRSVLGFRLGGAIGEGRVMPFADGGVVSRPTFFPMAGGRTGLMGEAGAEAILPLRRGADGKLGVAAASGGPQTVNVTFNVTTPDAESFRRSEAQIQTKLARAVGRGRRGL, encoded by the coding sequence ATGACGGACGGCCTCGACCCGGGCTTCGACATGACGGCCCGCCTCTCCGGCTCGCTCGCCGAACTGACCCAGCTCTCGACCGGCTTCGGAACGGCGCTCACCTCCGCGTTCCGCGGCGCGGTGCTGCAGGGCCGGGAGCTCGATTCGGTGCTGCGCGGGATCGGCTACTCGATCTCCAGCGCCTCCCTCGACCGCGCCCTGGCGCCGATCTCCTCGGGCATCGCCTCGGGCCTGGAGACGGCGGTCGCGGGGGCCTTCAGGTCGGTGCTCGGCTTCCGGCTCGGCGGCGCCATCGGGGAGGGCAGGGTGATGCCCTTCGCGGACGGCGGCGTCGTCTCGCGTCCGACCTTCTTTCCGATGGCGGGCGGCCGGACGGGCCTGATGGGCGAGGCCGGCGCCGAGGCGATCCTGCCCTTGCGGCGCGGAGCAGACGGCAAGCTCGGCGTCGCCGCCGCCTCCGGCGGCCCGCAGACCGTCAACGTGACCTTCAACGTGACCACGCCGGACGCGGAGAGCTTCCGCCGCTCCGAGGCGCAGAT